Genomic window (Bacillota bacterium):
GAAGACCGGCGCGGTGATCTCCAAAGCCCGCCTGAATTCGTCCGTCCGCGAATTCGCCCATCGCTACAATTTCGACCTCGACCCGGAAAGACGGGTCGGCGACCTTCCAGTCGGTCTCCAGCAACGGGTGGAGATCTTGAAGAGTCTCTATCGTGGGGCCCAGGTGCTGATCCTCGACGAACCGACGGCGGTCCTCACCCCCCAGGAGATCGCCGAGCTGTTCAAGGTCGTCCGGCATCTGCAGTCCGAAGGCAAGTCGGTTATCTTCATCAGCCACAAGCTTAACGAGGTGATGGAGATCAGCCAGCGGATCGCCGTCCTCCGCCTGGGCAAGGTGCAAGGGAGCGTCGAGACGGCCAAGACATCCTCGGCCGAGCTGGCCAGGATGATGATCGGCCGGGATCTGGCGGCCCCTTCCCGCTCCCCAGGGCATACCGGTGAGCAGCCGGTACTCTCCATCAAGGGGCTGACTGTGAAGCGGGGCGAGAAGGCCGCCTGCGCCGATCTCTCGCTCGACGTCTGGGGCGGCGAGATCGTCGGCCTCGCCGGCGTCGACGGCAACGGCCAGAAGGAACTGGTCGAAGGCATCCTCGGCGTGGCGCCGGTGGCGGCCGGCCGGGTCACCCTCGACGGTCGTGACATCACCGGCAAGAGCCCGGCCCGGGTGATCGACGCCGGGCTGGCCCTGGTTCCCGAAGACAGGCAGGTCCGTGGCCTGGTGATGGACTTCTCCATCGCCGAGAACCTGATCCTCGAAGGGCACCGGGTGGCCCCCTTCCGTCGCGGCGCCTTCATCGATGATGGGCGGGTCAACCGATACGCCCAGGGACTGGTCAAGGACTTCGACATCCGGACCGGCGGCGGGCCGTCGGCCCCGGTGTCCTCGCTGTCCGGCGGCAATCAGCAGAAGGTCGTTCTGGCCCGGGAAATCTCGCGCGATCCCAAAGCCCTTGTGGTCATGAAACCGACCCGGGGCCTCG
Coding sequences:
- a CDS encoding ABC transporter ATP-binding protein; this encodes MSPLYALETRGVTKRFGALVANDHIDIGVRPGEVLALLGENGAGKTTLMNVLYGLLRPDEGEILVGGRPAELRSPRQAIDLGIGMVHQHFMLVPAFSVAENVVLGMHKKTGAVISKARLNSSVREFAHRYNFDLDPERRVGDLPVGLQQRVEILKSLYRGAQVLILDEPTAVLTPQEIAELFKVVRHLQSEGKSVIFISHKLNEVMEISQRIAVLRLGKVQGSVETAKTSSAELARMMIGRDLAAPSRSPGHTGEQPVLSIKGLTVKRGEKAACADLSLDVWGGEIVGLAGVDGNGQKELVEGILGVAPVAAGRVTLDGRDITGKSPARVIDAGLALVPEDRQVRGLVMDFSIAENLILEGHRVAPFRRGAFIDDGRVNRYAQGLVKDFDIRTGGGPSAPVSSLSGGNQQKVVLAREISRDPKALVVMKPTRGLDVGATEYVHKRLLEERAKGKAILLVSTELEEIMDLSDRIAVMHRGELTGLVWPDVNQEDLGQMMTGAKTIFTALAPKGGGSR